The Drechmeria coniospora strain ARSEF 6962 chromosome 02, whole genome shotgun sequence genome has a segment encoding these proteins:
- a CDS encoding putative mannosyltransferase required for complex glycosylation has translation MARPMGSVRLKKASPCTLLLGAILCIFIFIFLVSPSKSGPISRIPSFTASHHLSPPTSPYKKQSSRSANDLKPPPVTRYNLNKVTVTSQPIKNREHILVLTPMARFYQEYWDNLMKLDYPHELITLGFILPKTREGNAATAALQKQIEKTQKRGDERHRFKSIIILRQDFDPPLASQDESERHKLSNQGIRRAAMAKARNSLLFTTLGPSTSWVLWLDSDIVESPPSLIQDLAQYDKSIMVANCFQRYYNQERKRMDERPYDYNNWQDSDIAKQMASSMGPDEILLEGYAEMATYRTLMAYMSTPDGEKNLVVPLDGVGGTALLVKAEVHRDGAMFPPFAFYNLIETEGFAKMAKRLGWQPYGLPNYKASDSIQPTAGADSS, from the coding sequence aTGGCTCGACCCATGGGGTCCGTCCGCCTCAAGAAGGCGAGCCCATgcaccctcctcctcggtgcCATCCTGTGcatcttcatcttcatcttTCTCGTCTCGCCCTCCAAGTCCGGCCCCATCAGCCGCATCCCTTCCTTCACGGCCTCGCATCACCTCTCGCCCCCGACGTCGCCCTACAAGAAGCAGAGCTCCCGATCGGCCAACGACCTgaagccgccgcccgtgACGCGTTACAACCTCAACAAGGTGACGGTCACGTCGCAGCCCATCAAGAACCGCGAGCACATCCTCGTCCTGACGCCCATGGCACGCTTCTACCAGGAGTACTGGGACAACCTGATGAAGCTCGACTACCCTCACGAGCTCATCACCCTCGGCTTCATCCTCCCCAAGACGAGGGAAGGCAAtgccgcgacggccgcgttGCAGAAGCAGATCGAGAAGACGCAGAAGCGAGGCGACGAAAGGCACCGTTTCAAGAGCATCATCATCCTGCGCCAAGACTTCGACCCTCCCCTCGCTTCCCAGGACGAGAGCGAACGGCACAAGCTGTCCAACCAAGGGATACGgagggcggccatggccaaggcaCGCAACTCTCTGCTCTTCACCACGCTCGGCCCGTCCACCTCGTGGGTCCTCTGGCTCGACTCGGACATTGTCGAATCCCCGCCCAGCCTGATCCAGGACCTGGCCCAATACGACAAGTCCATCATGGTCGCCAACTGCTTTCAGAGGTATTACAACCAAGAGCGCAAGAGGATGGACGAGCGGCCGTACGACTACAACAACTGGCAGGACAGCGACATTGCGAAGCAGATGGCGTCGTCCATGGGCCCCGACGAAATCCTCCTCGAAGGCTACGCCGAGATGGCCACCTACCGTACCTTGATGGCTTACATGAGCACGCCCGACGGGGAGAAGAACCTCGTCGTTCCgctcgatggcgtcggcggcaccgcctTGCTCGTCAAAGCCGAAGTCCaccgcgacggcgccatgTTCCCACCCTTTGCCTTTTACAACCTCATCGAAACGGAGGGCTTCGCGAAGATGGCCAAGAGGTTGGGCTGGCAGCCGTATGGGCTGCCCAACTACAAGGCAAGTGATTCAATCCAGCCAACTGCTGGCGCCGATTCGAGCTAA
- a CDS encoding ubiquitin-conjugating enzyme E2 4 → MSSGSKASAGGDSAKTATKRLIKELDIWRKEQPQEQGIERLEPISEENLLEWQAVINGRGVGCGYDEGRWLLTVSIPPAYPLQPPKIQFVTAIVHPNIALHTGEICLDLLKDAWTPAYSILECVRAIRMLLSCPETDSPLNVDIAALLRQGDVLGTRRLVESWCAEEGGRYDGQ, encoded by the exons ATGTCATCAGGCAGCAAAGCTTCGGCCGGCGGAGATTCCGCCAAGACGGCCACCAAGCGACTCATCAAGGAGCTCGATATATGGCGCAAGGAGCAGCCTCAAGAACAGGGCATCGAGCGGCTCGAGCCCATCTCGGAGGAAAACCTGCTCGAGTGGCAGGCCGTCATCAACGGACGCGGCGTCGGTTGCGGATACGACG AAGGCCGCTGGTTGCTCACAGTCAGCATCCCCCCCGCGTACCCTCTCCAACCTCCCAAGATACAGTTCGTGACGGCGATTGTGCACCCCAACATCGCGCTGCACACGGGTGAAATATGTCTCGACCTGCTCAAGGATGCGTGGACCCCCGCTTACAGCATCCTCGAGTGCGTCCGCGCCATCCGTATGCTTCTCAGCTGCCCCGAGACCGACTCCCCGCTCAACGTCGATATCGCCGCCCTGCTGCGTCAAGGTGACGTCCTCGGCACCCGCAGGCTTGTCGAGAGCTGGTGCGCCGAAGAAGGGGGACGCTACGACGGACAATGA